From the genome of Prevotella herbatica, one region includes:
- a CDS encoding FtsL-like putative cell division protein: MKDKENTEQEPSKDVKETKFDVKSEVTTENTEEAPSLKEVIKNQAIEGEEPLSSNFTLRKILGGDILTTQTIRRQIGVFFLITGFLIVYVANRYSVQKDLIEIDKLQDELQDAKYKALSSSSQLTEKSRESHVLEMLNNNKDSVLKIANQPPYIINVPEE, translated from the coding sequence ATGAAAGATAAAGAAAATACGGAACAGGAACCGAGCAAGGATGTCAAAGAGACAAAGTTTGACGTTAAAAGCGAAGTTACCACAGAAAATACAGAAGAGGCGCCTTCACTAAAAGAAGTTATCAAGAACCAAGCTATTGAAGGCGAAGAGCCTCTATCTTCAAATTTTACTCTTAGAAAAATTCTTGGTGGTGATATTTTAACAACCCAGACTATTCGCCGACAAATCGGTGTTTTCTTCCTTATAACAGGGTTTCTAATTGTATATGTTGCTAACAGATACAGTGTTCAAAAAGACCTTATTGAAATTGACAAACTGCAAGATGAATTGCAAGACGCAAAATACAAAGCTCTATCTAGCAGTAGTCAACTAACAGAGAAAAGCAGAGAAAGTCATGTGCTAGAAATGCTAAACAATAACAAAGATAGTGTGCTGAAAATTGCAAACCAGCCACCATACATTATCAATGTACCAGAGGAATGA
- a CDS encoding UDP-N-acetylmuramoyl-L-alanyl-D-glutamate--2,6-diaminopimelate ligase, which yields MKLNEVLKNIQPLKVIGDAEVEVTGVNIDSRRIQNGHLFIAIKGTQVDGHKFISKAIELGAKSILCEDLPKEMVEGVTYVQVESTEDAVGKAVTIFYGDPTKKLKLVGVTGTNGKTTIATLLYNMFRKFGHKVGLLSTVCNYIDGEAIAADHTTPDPIELNELLSKMVAAGCEYTFMECSSHAIHQKRIGGLKFAGGLFTNLTRDHLDYHKTFENYRDAKKAFFDGLPKDAFAITNADDKNGMIMVQNTKATVKTYSIRAMADFRARIIECHFEGMYLDIDNHEVGVQFIGKFNVSNLLAVYGAAVMLGKKPEDILVILSTLNSVSGRLEPIHSPEGYTAVVDYAHTPDALENVLNAIHEVLNGKGNVITVCGAGGNRDKGKRPLMAQEAVKQSDKVIITSDNPRFEEPQDIINDMLAGLNATQMKKVLAIVDRKEAIRTACMLANKGDVILVAGKGHEDYQEIKGIKHHFDDKEVLHDIFNVEK from the coding sequence ATGAAACTAAACGAAGTTCTCAAAAACATCCAACCGTTGAAAGTCATCGGGGATGCCGAAGTAGAGGTTACAGGTGTGAACATCGATTCACGCAGAATCCAAAACGGTCACTTGTTTATCGCCATAAAGGGTACACAAGTTGACGGACACAAATTTATTTCTAAGGCAATAGAACTCGGAGCAAAATCTATACTCTGCGAAGACTTACCTAAAGAAATGGTAGAAGGCGTTACTTACGTACAAGTTGAATCTACAGAGGATGCTGTAGGTAAAGCTGTTACTATTTTCTATGGTGATCCTACAAAAAAGCTAAAGCTTGTAGGTGTAACAGGTACTAACGGAAAAACAACAATCGCTACCTTATTATATAATATGTTCAGGAAATTTGGACACAAGGTAGGACTTTTGTCTACTGTATGTAATTATATTGATGGCGAAGCAATAGCCGCAGACCATACAACTCCTGATCCTATTGAGTTAAACGAACTACTGTCAAAGATGGTTGCTGCTGGATGTGAATACACATTCATGGAGTGCTCTAGCCACGCCATACATCAAAAACGTATTGGTGGTTTAAAATTTGCTGGTGGACTTTTCACAAATCTTACTCGCGACCATCTTGATTATCACAAAACATTCGAAAACTATCGTGATGCAAAAAAAGCTTTCTTTGATGGACTACCAAAAGATGCTTTCGCTATAACTAATGCAGACGATAAGAATGGAATGATTATGGTGCAGAACACCAAGGCTACCGTTAAGACGTATTCTATACGTGCAATGGCTGACTTCCGCGCAAGAATCATCGAATGCCATTTCGAGGGTATGTATCTTGACATTGACAATCATGAAGTTGGAGTACAATTCATAGGTAAATTCAACGTAAGCAATCTGCTTGCCGTATATGGTGCAGCAGTAATGTTAGGTAAAAAGCCTGAAGATATATTAGTGATACTTAGTACATTAAATAGTGTGAGCGGTCGTTTGGAGCCAATTCACTCACCAGAAGGTTACACTGCTGTCGTTGATTATGCCCACACACCAGATGCACTTGAAAATGTACTCAATGCTATACATGAAGTTCTTAACGGAAAGGGCAATGTTATTACAGTTTGCGGTGCAGGAGGAAATCGTGATAAAGGCAAACGTCCTTTAATGGCACAAGAAGCCGTAAAACAAAGTGACAAAGTTATTATTACTAGTGATAACCCACGTTTCGAAGAACCACAGGACATTATCAATGATATGCTTGCCGGACTCAATGCTACGCAGATGAAAAAAGTATTGGCTATTGTTGACCGCAAAGAAGCAATACGAACAGCATGTATGCTTGCTAATAAAGGGGACGTAATACTTGTTGCTGGCAAGGGACACGAAGACTATCAGGAGATTAAAGGCATAAAACATCACTTTGATGACAAAGAAGTGCTACATGATATCTTCAATGTTGAGAAATAA
- the rsmH gene encoding 16S rRNA (cytosine(1402)-N(4))-methyltransferase RsmH → MVKIAETYHVPVLLKQSIDGLDIKPGGIYIDVTFGGGGHSREILKRINGNGHLYSFDQDEDAEKNVNNIIAEASNDSCTVGADSNCGLTFVRSNFRYLKNWMRYYNIDHINGLLADLGVSSHHFDDETRGFSFRFDAPLDMRMNKRAGMTAADIVNEYEEEALADIFYLYGELKNSRRIAAAIIKARDVKKIETTQDFIKAVEPLFKREREKKDMAKLFQALRIEVNHEMDALKEMLLSATELLEKGGRLSVITYHSLEDRIVKNIMKTGNAEGKMKQDFFGRIETPFKLINNKVIIPDEEEQLKNPRSRSAKLRIAEKR, encoded by the coding sequence ATGGTAAAAATAGCAGAAACATATCATGTACCCGTACTTCTTAAACAAAGTATTGACGGCTTGGACATCAAACCTGGAGGGATATATATTGACGTAACTTTTGGCGGCGGAGGGCACTCTCGCGAGATACTTAAAAGAATTAACGGCAATGGACACCTCTACAGTTTCGACCAAGACGAGGATGCAGAAAAAAATGTAAATAACATTATTGCTGAAGCAAGCAATGACAGCTGCACAGTAGGCGCAGACAGTAATTGCGGACTTACTTTTGTAAGGAGCAACTTCCGTTATTTAAAAAATTGGATGCGTTATTATAATATTGATCACATAAACGGATTACTAGCCGACCTGGGCGTTTCAAGTCATCATTTTGACGACGAGACACGTGGATTTTCATTTCGCTTTGACGCACCGCTTGACATGAGGATGAATAAACGAGCAGGAATGACAGCTGCAGATATAGTAAACGAATACGAAGAAGAAGCTTTAGCTGACATTTTCTATCTATATGGCGAACTGAAAAATTCACGACGCATAGCAGCAGCCATCATAAAAGCCAGAGACGTAAAGAAGATAGAAACTACGCAAGACTTTATAAAAGCAGTTGAGCCTCTATTTAAAAGAGAACGTGAAAAAAAAGATATGGCAAAGCTGTTCCAGGCATTAAGAATAGAAGTAAACCATGAAATGGATGCTCTTAAAGAGATGCTACTATCAGCAACAGAACTTCTAGAAAAAGGCGGAAGACTCAGCGTTATAACATATCATTCTCTTGAAGACCGTATAGTGAAGAACATCATGAAAACGGGTAATGCAGAGGGTAAGATGAAGCAAGACTTCTTCGGACGTATTGAAACTCCTTTTAAGTTGATAAACAACAAGGTTATAATACCGGACGAGGAAGAACAACTTAAAAATCCCAGAAGTAGAAGTGCAAAACTTAGAATAGCTGAAAAGAGATGA
- a CDS encoding GNAT family N-acetyltransferase: MEEEIIQPVDKSLLKSELTPERQLRMTNKSNNEIYVITAHQAPNVMKEIGRLREIAFRTAGGGTGKSMDIDEFDTMDNCCKQLVVWNPEAEEIIGGYRYLFGSDWDIDDNGQPVLATSHMFHFSDKFMKDYAPYTVELGRSFVSLEYQNIRKNSKSIFALDNLWDGLGALTVINPNCRYFFGKMTMYPSYIRKGRDMILYFLKKHFDDKDRLIMPIKPLKIETEEYELANIFNKDTFKEDYRILNKEIRELGYNIPPLVNAYMSLSPTMKLFGTAINYGFGDVEETGILIAVDEILEEKRVRHIDSFIKEHPEALQITSGANNLIYKEEKI, from the coding sequence ATGGAAGAAGAGATAATCCAACCTGTTGATAAAAGTTTACTAAAAAGTGAACTCACTCCTGAGCGTCAGCTCAGAATGACCAATAAAAGTAATAATGAAATTTATGTTATTACAGCCCATCAAGCACCTAATGTAATGAAGGAAATTGGTCGTCTGCGTGAAATCGCTTTTCGTACAGCAGGAGGTGGCACGGGGAAATCAATGGATATAGATGAGTTTGATACTATGGATAACTGTTGTAAACAACTTGTTGTATGGAATCCTGAAGCAGAGGAAATAATTGGTGGTTATAGATATCTCTTTGGATCTGATTGGGATATTGATGATAATGGACAACCGGTTCTTGCCACAAGTCATATGTTTCATTTCTCAGATAAGTTTATGAAAGACTATGCACCTTATACGGTAGAATTAGGGCGTAGTTTTGTTTCTTTAGAATATCAAAATATCAGGAAAAATTCAAAGAGTATTTTTGCTCTTGACAATCTTTGGGATGGTCTTGGAGCACTTACAGTAATTAATCCAAATTGCAGATATTTCTTTGGCAAAATGACAATGTATCCTTCTTATATTCGTAAGGGACGTGATATGATTCTTTATTTTCTTAAAAAGCATTTTGACGATAAGGATAGACTTATAATGCCTATTAAACCGTTGAAAATTGAAACTGAAGAGTATGAATTAGCAAATATTTTCAATAAAGATACATTCAAAGAAGATTATCGTATATTGAACAAGGAAATAAGAGAATTGGGATATAATATTCCTCCTCTTGTAAATGCATATATGAGTTTGAGCCCAACAATGAAACTCTTTGGTACGGCAATCAACTATGGATTCGGCGATGTTGAGGAGACTGGTATTCTTATAGCCGTTGATGAAATATTGGAAGAAAAGCGTGTTCGCCATATCGACAGTTTCATAAAAGAGCATCCTGAGGCACTTCAGATAACAAGTGGTGCGAATAATCTTATCTACAAAGAAGAAAAAATATAG
- a CDS encoding penicillin-binding protein, whose amino-acid sequence MSKFDCNKVMPRYSAIAIIMTLVAVFVLGKTLYTMTAKHDYWSKVADRVKKDSVSVKPIRGNILSCDGQLMASSLPEFKLFVDFKAMRDAKKDSLWDVKVDSVCRGLNKIFPEKTAAAFKRDLNEGRKKQSRNWPIWNSRVDYNTYTEVKTLPIFKLPSYKSGFHVEEYNARKRSYGSLAGRTIGAMFGAKDTARFGLELSYDSILRGTNGIIHRRKVLNKFLDIMDTPPIDGADIVTTIDVGMQDLAERSLINELKLINGNVGVAIVMDVTTGDVKAIVNMEKCVDDQYREIHNHAVSDLLEPGSVFKTASIMVALDDGVVDTSYQVETGCGVWPMYGKEMKDHNWRGGGYGLLTLPKTLMMSSNIGVSRIIDDHYRNNPEKFVRGLYRTGIADNLQIPLVGSCPARIRMPRKNRHGEWVNWSRTALPWMSIGYESQVPPISTLTFYNAIANNGKMMRPRFVKQVIKNGEVIMDFPPEVMRESICKERTLHELQTILEHVVSQGLGKKAGSKSFKVAGKTGTAQMSKGTAGYKNGGTNYLLSFAGYFPADAPRYSCIVCIQKSGLPASGGGMSGVVFHDIAEGIMAQSLKLDVTDARDSTSVLVPDVKNGNILAADYVLSHLGISTNKAWGGSYTEGNPIWGCAEKKGGRSISLERKQMRSSRYVPDVTGMGARDAVYLLESRGVRVTVLGRGKVIKQSLEPGHFIKKGVRCQISLK is encoded by the coding sequence ATGAGCAAATTTGATTGTAATAAAGTTATGCCAAGATATAGTGCCATCGCCATAATAATGACGTTGGTTGCTGTCTTTGTACTCGGCAAGACACTATATACGATGACCGCCAAACATGATTACTGGTCAAAAGTGGCAGATCGTGTAAAGAAAGATAGTGTCAGCGTAAAACCAATACGTGGCAATATTCTCAGTTGCGATGGCCAACTAATGGCCAGTTCACTTCCTGAGTTCAAACTTTTCGTTGACTTTAAGGCAATGCGTGACGCAAAAAAAGATTCTCTTTGGGATGTAAAAGTTGATTCTGTTTGTCGTGGATTGAATAAAATATTTCCAGAAAAGACTGCAGCTGCGTTCAAAAGGGATTTAAATGAAGGGCGCAAAAAGCAAAGTAGAAATTGGCCTATTTGGAATAGCCGTGTAGACTATAATACATATACCGAGGTAAAGACTTTACCTATCTTCAAATTGCCATCATACAAAAGTGGATTTCATGTAGAAGAATACAATGCAAGAAAACGCAGTTATGGTTCACTTGCCGGTCGTACAATCGGAGCTATGTTTGGAGCTAAAGATACAGCTCGCTTTGGATTAGAATTATCATATGATTCTATTTTAAGAGGAACAAACGGTATTATACACCGCAGAAAGGTGCTAAACAAATTTCTTGACATCATGGACACACCTCCTATTGATGGAGCAGATATTGTGACAACAATAGATGTGGGCATGCAAGACCTTGCAGAGCGTTCACTGATAAACGAACTTAAACTAATAAACGGAAATGTTGGTGTAGCCATAGTAATGGATGTTACTACAGGAGATGTTAAAGCTATAGTAAACATGGAGAAATGTGTTGACGACCAGTATCGTGAAATACACAACCATGCTGTAAGCGATCTTTTGGAACCAGGTTCTGTCTTCAAAACAGCATCAATTATGGTTGCACTTGACGATGGTGTAGTTGACACTTCATATCAAGTAGAAACAGGATGCGGTGTTTGGCCAATGTATGGCAAAGAGATGAAAGACCACAACTGGCGAGGAGGTGGTTACGGTCTGCTGACATTACCAAAAACTCTTATGATGAGTTCCAATATAGGTGTAAGCCGCATCATTGACGACCATTATCGCAACAATCCAGAAAAATTCGTTCGTGGCTTATACCGCACAGGAATTGCCGACAATCTTCAAATACCACTTGTCGGATCATGCCCTGCACGTATACGTATGCCAAGGAAAAACCGTCACGGAGAATGGGTGAACTGGAGTAGAACAGCACTTCCTTGGATGAGTATTGGATACGAGAGTCAGGTTCCACCGATTTCAACTCTCACATTCTATAATGCCATAGCAAATAACGGAAAGATGATGCGACCTCGCTTTGTTAAACAGGTTATAAAGAATGGAGAAGTTATAATGGACTTTCCACCTGAAGTTATGAGAGAGAGCATCTGTAAAGAGAGAACACTGCACGAATTACAGACGATTCTTGAACACGTCGTCAGTCAGGGACTTGGTAAAAAAGCTGGATCTAAGTCATTCAAAGTAGCCGGTAAGACTGGTACAGCCCAGATGTCAAAGGGTACTGCTGGATACAAGAACGGAGGAACGAACTATTTGCTTAGTTTCGCAGGATATTTCCCAGCAGACGCACCACGATACAGTTGTATCGTCTGTATTCAGAAATCGGGACTTCCTGCAAGCGGTGGAGGTATGAGTGGAGTTGTATTCCATGACATTGCTGAAGGAATAATGGCACAAAGTCTTAAACTTGATGTCACAGATGCACGCGACTCAACATCGGTTTTAGTTCCTGATGTAAAGAACGGTAATATTCTCGCAGCAGATTATGTGCTTTCCCATCTAGGAATAAGTACGAACAAAGCATGGGGAGGAAGTTATACCGAAGGGAATCCGATTTGGGGATGTGCCGAGAAAAAGGGAGGTAGAAGCATTTCTCTAGAGCGCAAGCAAATGCGAAGTTCCAGATATGTACCAGATGTTACTGGTATGGGTGCAAGAGATGCAGTATATCTTTTAGAAAGCCGTGGCGTTAGAGTAACGGTTCTCGGAAGAGGAAAAGTAATAAAGCAGAGTTTGGAGCCAGGGCACTTTATAAAGAAAGGTGTAAGATGCCAAATCTCCTTAAAATAA
- a CDS encoding C1 family peptidase, with the protein MGTIKRSFTILLLFIGILASAQEKKDDVKKHVFTTILENKITSIKNQSRSGTCWDYATCGFFEGEILRATGKTVDLSEMFVANNDYVDCAIYNVREHGDSKFSQGGSCDDVLDVIRNHGICPESAMAKPGSMIGDTLANFNEFFMVLEPYVKAIARSDSKKLSPAWLQGLHNILDAYLGKCPEMFMYEGKEYTPQSFATSLKLNLDDYISITSFTHHPFYENFIIEAPYKWRPRMSYNVPLNEMMHIIDTALKNGYNVAWGGDVSGNGFERTGIAEAPKNKPTQESRQMRFDNWDATYDHVMLIYGTAKDENGVEYYLVKNSWGTAGDYKGIWYMAKDYIADNTTYIFLNKNAAKIPHN; encoded by the coding sequence ATGGGAACTATCAAGAGATCATTTACTATTTTGCTACTTTTCATCGGCATTTTAGCATCTGCCCAAGAAAAGAAAGATGATGTAAAAAAGCATGTTTTTACCACTATTTTAGAAAACAAGATTACTAGCATTAAAAACCAAAGCCGCAGTGGGACATGCTGGGATTATGCAACATGTGGTTTCTTTGAGGGAGAAATCTTACGAGCTACGGGTAAAACCGTAGATTTGAGCGAAATGTTTGTCGCTAACAATGATTATGTTGACTGTGCTATATACAATGTGCGCGAACATGGCGACAGTAAGTTTTCACAAGGTGGATCGTGTGATGACGTACTTGACGTGATACGCAATCACGGCATCTGTCCAGAGTCTGCAATGGCAAAACCCGGCAGCATGATTGGTGACACATTGGCAAACTTCAATGAATTTTTCATGGTTTTAGAACCTTATGTCAAAGCTATAGCACGTAGCGATTCCAAAAAGCTGTCGCCAGCATGGCTTCAAGGTTTACATAATATTCTTGATGCATATCTTGGAAAGTGTCCTGAAATGTTTATGTATGAAGGAAAGGAATATACCCCACAATCATTCGCGACAAGTCTTAAACTAAATTTAGATGATTACATCAGTATAACAAGCTTTACACATCATCCTTTCTATGAGAATTTCATCATTGAAGCTCCATACAAATGGCGTCCGCGAATGAGCTACAATGTACCACTCAATGAAATGATGCACATTATCGACACCGCTTTAAAGAACGGTTACAATGTTGCATGGGGAGGTGATGTTTCTGGTAATGGTTTCGAACGTACAGGTATAGCTGAAGCTCCAAAGAATAAACCAACTCAGGAGAGTCGTCAGATGCGATTTGACAATTGGGACGCCACCTACGATCACGTGATGCTTATATATGGAACCGCGAAAGACGAAAATGGTGTAGAATACTATTTAGTAAAAAATTCATGGGGCACAGCAGGTGATTATAAAGGAATCTGGTATATGGCAAAAGACTATATTGCCGACAACACCACATACATATTTCTGAACAAGAACGCAGCCAAGATACCACATAATTGA
- the mraZ gene encoding division/cell wall cluster transcriptional repressor MraZ: MRFLGNIEAKTDAKGRAFLPVIFRKVLQASGEEKLILRKDVFEKCLVLYPESVWNEQLNSLRNRLNRWDRQEWQVFRQFVSDAEFIALDSNGRFLIPKRYLKMVNIEQDIMFKGVDDTIEIWSKSNCDNPDFQPEEFSKTLQGIMSNKEV, translated from the coding sequence ATGCGTTTTTTAGGTAACATAGAAGCTAAAACTGATGCAAAAGGTCGAGCCTTTTTACCAGTTATATTTCGCAAGGTGCTGCAGGCATCTGGCGAAGAGAAGCTGATACTAAGAAAAGACGTATTCGAAAAATGCCTCGTACTATATCCTGAATCCGTTTGGAATGAACAACTTAATTCTTTACGTAATCGCCTTAACAGATGGGATAGACAGGAATGGCAAGTGTTTCGCCAGTTTGTATCAGATGCAGAATTTATTGCATTAGACAGCAACGGGCGTTTTCTTATTCCAAAAAGATATTTGAAAATGGTAAACATAGAACAAGATATTATGTTCAAGGGCGTAGATGACACTATAGAAATCTGGAGTAAAAGCAACTGCGACAATCCAGATTTTCAACCTGAGGAATTCAGCAAAACCTTGCAAGGGATTATGAGCAACAAGGAAGTTTAA
- a CDS encoding phospho-N-acetylmuramoyl-pentapeptide-transferase, with translation MLYYLFRFLEQYGISGSHMWGYISFRALLALILSLAISAWFGEKFIKYLKSKQITETQRDSTIDPFGVKKIGVPSMGGIIIILSILVPVLLLGRLRNIYLILMIITTLWLGFLGGMDDYIKIFRRDKEGLKGKYKIVGQVGIGLIVGLVLWMSPDVKMNENIAIERQGQETVVKHLTEAHKSLKTTIPFVKEHNLSYSDIMSFCGKHKVAAGWILFVIMTIVVVTAVSNGANLNDGMDGMCAGNSAIIGVAIGILAYVSSHIQFAAYLNIMYIPGSEELVVFMCAFVGALIGFLWYNSYPAQVFMGDTGSLTIGGIIAVSAIIIHKELLLPILCGIFFVESLSVIIQVYYYKLGKRKGIKQRVFKRTPIHDNFRVTDDQLDTDCKYLIKVPHGAKHESKITIRFWIITIILAALTIITLKIR, from the coding sequence ATGTTATACTATCTTTTCAGATTTTTAGAACAATACGGAATTAGCGGTTCACATATGTGGGGATACATATCATTCCGCGCATTATTGGCTCTGATTCTCTCACTCGCCATATCAGCATGGTTTGGAGAAAAATTTATCAAATATCTAAAAAGCAAACAGATTACCGAAACTCAGCGTGATTCGACTATCGATCCGTTTGGAGTCAAGAAGATAGGTGTACCCTCAATGGGAGGAATAATCATTATTCTTTCTATTCTAGTTCCTGTATTACTTTTAGGACGCCTTCGCAATATCTATCTTATTCTAATGATTATCACAACCTTATGGTTAGGATTTCTTGGAGGCATGGATGATTATATTAAGATATTTCGCCGTGACAAAGAGGGACTTAAGGGCAAATATAAGATTGTTGGGCAAGTAGGTATAGGACTCATTGTAGGTCTTGTGCTGTGGATGTCACCTGACGTAAAAATGAATGAAAATATTGCTATTGAACGCCAAGGACAAGAAACAGTTGTAAAGCATCTTACAGAAGCTCACAAATCTCTAAAGACAACTATTCCGTTTGTAAAGGAACACAATCTCAGCTATAGTGACATTATGAGTTTCTGTGGCAAGCACAAAGTGGCAGCAGGTTGGATACTTTTTGTCATTATGACAATTGTAGTAGTTACAGCTGTCAGCAATGGTGCAAATCTTAATGATGGCATGGATGGCATGTGTGCCGGTAATTCGGCAATAATAGGTGTGGCTATCGGTATATTAGCATACGTGAGCAGCCATATACAATTTGCGGCATACCTAAATATAATGTATATTCCTGGTTCCGAAGAACTTGTTGTGTTCATGTGTGCATTCGTAGGAGCTTTAATTGGATTTTTATGGTACAATTCATATCCTGCACAAGTATTCATGGGAGACACAGGTTCACTTACTATAGGAGGTATTATCGCAGTAAGTGCTATAATAATTCATAAGGAACTACTTTTGCCAATACTTTGCGGCATATTCTTCGTGGAGAGTCTTAGCGTAATTATTCAGGTATATTATTATAAGTTGGGTAAGCGCAAGGGCATAAAGCAACGTGTATTTAAGCGAACCCCTATACATGATAATTTCAGAGTCACCGACGATCAGCTGGATACTGATTGTAAATATCTTATAAAAGTGCCTCATGGTGCCAAACATGAATCAAAAATAACGATACGCTTCTGGATAATTACTATCATCCTCGCAGCGCTGACAATAATAACCCTTAAGATAAGATAA
- a CDS encoding glycerol acyltransferase, with translation MDKAIEKTIDIDGILKSKIGSKVKYVPRFAISWLKSIIHEDEVNRFLWESRNLRGTEWLTECVHYLDMTLEIVGLENLPDKSDGKLYTFVSNHPLGGADGVALGSIIGQHYDGKFRYLINDLLMNLPGIRPVSIGINKTGSQSRNFPQMVEAGFQSENHMLMFPAGICSRKIKGNIHDLAWTKTFVSKSVQYKRDVVPIHFGGQNSDKFYRIANLCKALHLKFNVAMLFLVDEMYKNVHKTFRVSIGKPIPWQTFDKSKTHKEWARVVEDEVYKL, from the coding sequence ATGGATAAAGCGATAGAGAAAACAATAGATATTGATGGAATTCTAAAAAGTAAGATTGGTAGCAAGGTTAAATATGTACCTCGTTTTGCCATATCTTGGCTTAAAAGCATTATTCATGAGGATGAGGTAAATCGCTTTTTGTGGGAGAGCCGTAATCTACGTGGAACAGAATGGCTGACAGAGTGTGTTCATTATCTTGATATGACATTGGAAATTGTTGGCTTAGAGAATCTTCCTGATAAATCTGACGGTAAGTTATACACATTTGTGTCTAATCATCCTCTAGGTGGTGCAGATGGAGTCGCTCTAGGCTCTATTATTGGACAACATTATGATGGTAAATTCAGGTATCTCATTAATGATTTATTGATGAATCTTCCCGGAATACGTCCTGTTAGTATTGGTATTAATAAAACGGGCAGTCAAAGTCGTAATTTTCCGCAGATGGTTGAGGCTGGATTCCAAAGTGAAAATCATATGTTGATGTTTCCTGCTGGAATATGTAGTCGTAAAATAAAAGGAAATATACATGATTTGGCATGGACGAAAACGTTTGTGTCAAAAAGTGTTCAGTATAAAAGGGATGTTGTGCCAATTCATTTTGGTGGACAGAATTCTGACAAGTTTTATCGCATAGCTAATCTTTGTAAAGCTCTTCATTTAAAATTCAATGTTGCAATGCTTTTCCTTGTGGATGAAATGTATAAGAATGTTCACAAAACGTTTCGCGTATCTATAGGGAAGCCTATTCCATGGCAAACATTCGATAAGAGTAAAACTCATAAAGAGTGGGCACGTGTCGTAGAGGATGAAGTCTATAAATTATAA